A single genomic interval of Nitratidesulfovibrio sp. SRB-5 harbors:
- a CDS encoding DNA-directed RNA polymerase subunit alpha, translating into MLIKQGDRLINTRNWSELVKPEQITRDSDPADAMYGKFVCEPLERGYGTTIGNALRRVLLSSLQGAAFVSVKVSGVQHEFTTIPGVLEDVTDIVLNLKQVRLAMDTDEPQFLELSVNKKGAVKAGDIKTNQHVMVLNPDLHIATLTEDLELTFEFEVRMGKGYVPADMHEGLSEEIGLIKLDSSFAPVRKVAYTVEQARVGQMTNYDKLIIEVWTDGSVTPEDAIAYSAKIIKDQISVFINFDERISGESSGNSSGSSDVNENLFKGIDELELSVRATNCLKSANITLVGELVQKSENEMLKTKNFGRKSLDEIKRVLCDMSLDFGMKVDGFEKKYQEWKRKQQNEA; encoded by the coding sequence ATGCTCATCAAACAAGGCGACAGGCTTATCAACACCCGGAACTGGTCGGAGCTGGTGAAGCCCGAACAGATCACCCGGGACAGCGACCCGGCCGATGCCATGTACGGCAAGTTCGTGTGCGAACCGCTGGAACGTGGCTACGGCACCACCATCGGCAATGCGCTGCGTCGGGTTCTGCTGTCGTCGCTTCAGGGCGCGGCGTTCGTCTCGGTGAAGGTCTCGGGCGTACAGCACGAGTTCACCACCATTCCCGGCGTGCTTGAGGACGTGACCGATATCGTCCTCAACCTGAAGCAGGTGCGTCTTGCCATGGACACGGACGAGCCCCAGTTCCTGGAGCTTTCCGTGAACAAGAAGGGCGCGGTGAAGGCCGGCGACATCAAGACCAACCAGCACGTGATGGTCCTCAACCCCGACCTGCACATCGCCACGCTGACCGAAGACCTGGAACTCACCTTCGAGTTCGAGGTGCGCATGGGCAAGGGCTACGTGCCCGCGGACATGCACGAAGGCCTCAGCGAAGAGATCGGGCTGATCAAGCTGGACTCCAGCTTCGCCCCGGTCCGCAAGGTCGCCTACACGGTGGAGCAGGCTCGCGTCGGCCAGATGACCAACTACGACAAGCTCATCATCGAGGTCTGGACCGACGGTTCCGTGACCCCCGAAGATGCGATTGCGTACAGTGCCAAGATCATCAAGGACCAGATATCCGTCTTCATCAACTTCGATGAGCGCATTTCGGGCGAAAGTTCCGGCAATTCGTCGGGCAGCAGCGATGTCAACGAGAACCTGTTCAAGGGGATCGACGAACTCGAGCTGTCCGTGCGCGCCACCAACTGCCTGAAGAGCGCCAACATCACCCTGGTGGGCGAACTGGTTCAGAAGTCCGAGAACGAAATGCTGAAGACCAAGAACTTCGGTCGCAAGTCGCTGGATGAAATCAAGCGGGTGCTGTGCGACATGAGCCTGGACTTCGGCATGAAGGTCGACGGCTTCGAGAAGAAATACCAGGAATGGAAGAGGAAGCAGCAAAATGAGGCATAG
- the rplQ gene encoding 50S ribosomal protein L17: MRHSNSGKKLGRTPSHRKALFRNMAKALLTYGKIRTTETKAKELRRIVEPLITLALRNDLHSRRLAYDVLGSHQLVKRLFDDIGPAFVGVSGGFTRVVKLGLPRKGDNAPLAVIELTHQPAAEAPAEEKKAAE; the protein is encoded by the coding sequence ATGAGGCATAGCAATTCCGGCAAGAAGCTGGGCAGAACGCCGTCCCACCGGAAGGCCCTGTTCCGCAACATGGCCAAGGCCCTGCTGACTTACGGCAAGATCCGCACGACCGAGACCAAGGCCAAGGAACTGCGCCGCATCGTCGAACCGCTGATCACCCTGGCCCTGCGCAACGACCTGCACTCCCGCCGCCTGGCGTACGACGTGCTGGGTTCGCACCAGTTGGTCAAGCGCCTGTTTGACGACATCGGCCCCGCCTTTGTCGGCGTGTCCGGCGGCTTCACCCGCGTGGTGAAGCTGGGCCTGCCCCGCAAGGGCGACAACGCCCCGCTGGCGGTCATCGAACTGACCCACCAGCCCGCCGCCGAAGCCCCGGCGGAAGAAAAGAAGGCCGCCGAGTAA
- the selD gene encoding selenide, water dikinase SelD — protein MSRIRLVDSVKAAGUAAKVAPGDLERILAGLPRDPSVEDRVIVGTRHNEDAAVVRLPGGQSIVQTLDFFTPIVNDPYHFGRIAAANALSDVYAMGGEPWCAMNIVCFPVKRLPESILADILRGGSDALREAGAALVGGHSVEDDEIKYGLSVTGLIDPEIIASNAGLRPGDRLLLTKPLGTGILATAVKANWPGCDAHEVELFRWASRLNKGAGRVIRELRLKAATDVTGFGLGGHCLEMAVASGVTVALDTAALPVLPGVTELAGMGLVPEGSHANRAHCHTHVHVATGVNPLLVDVAFDAQTSGGMLLAVSPDQVDAATTLLAETGDPAYPVGVVLEPLPGGVRLLLR, from the coding sequence ATGAGCCGCATCCGTCTGGTCGATTCGGTCAAGGCCGCCGGCTGAGCCGCCAAGGTGGCTCCGGGGGACCTGGAGCGCATCCTGGCGGGACTGCCGCGCGACCCGTCCGTTGAGGACAGGGTCATCGTGGGCACGCGGCACAACGAGGACGCCGCCGTGGTGCGCCTGCCCGGTGGGCAATCCATCGTGCAGACGCTGGACTTCTTCACGCCCATCGTCAACGACCCGTACCACTTCGGGCGCATTGCCGCGGCCAACGCCCTGTCCGACGTCTACGCCATGGGCGGCGAGCCGTGGTGCGCCATGAACATCGTCTGCTTTCCGGTCAAGCGGCTGCCGGAATCCATTCTGGCCGATATCCTGCGCGGCGGGTCCGACGCTTTGCGCGAGGCGGGCGCCGCGCTGGTGGGCGGGCACAGCGTGGAAGACGACGAGATCAAATACGGGCTGTCCGTCACCGGCCTCATCGATCCGGAGATCATCGCCTCCAATGCCGGGCTGCGCCCCGGCGACCGCTTGTTGCTCACCAAGCCCCTGGGCACCGGCATCCTGGCCACCGCCGTCAAGGCCAACTGGCCCGGCTGCGACGCGCACGAGGTAGAACTGTTCCGCTGGGCGTCGCGCCTGAACAAGGGCGCGGGCCGCGTCATCCGCGAACTTCGCCTGAAGGCCGCCACCGACGTTACCGGCTTCGGCCTTGGCGGGCACTGCCTGGAAATGGCCGTGGCCTCCGGGGTCACCGTGGCCCTGGACACCGCCGCCCTGCCCGTGCTGCCCGGCGTGACGGAACTGGCTGGCATGGGGCTGGTGCCGGAAGGCAGCCACGCCAACCGCGCCCACTGCCACACGCATGTGCACGTGGCCACCGGCGTCAACCCGCTGCTGGTCGACGTGGCCTTCGACGCCCAGACATCGGGCGGCATGCTGCTGGCCGTATCCCCGGACCAGGTAGACGCGGCCACGACGCTGCTGGCCGAAACCGGAGACCCCGCCTACCCCGTGGGCGTAGTGCTGGAACCGCTGCCCGGCGGTGTTCGCCTGCTGCTTCGGTAG
- a CDS encoding selenium metabolism-associated LysR family transcriptional regulator, whose amino-acid sequence MLDFRRLEAFCKVYELRSFSRAGADLFLSQPTISAHVLALEKELGVRLLDRMGRQVLPTPAGEVLYRRASEAFASLAAAEAEIGQLRDEVSGDLVVGGSTIPAHHVLPEVIAGFVRTYPSVRVHLRVGDTADIMQRVTDGELMLGLVGAVDPHPDLVFEPLVDDELVVVAAPELAGGRRHVQVEELAQWPWIMREAGSGTRRTFAEALAAAGMDVRRLPVALVVDSTQAVVQYVRAGLGISATSRLAVAESIARGELVELQLDDCRPARQFHSVRHARRHQFPAAVAFAAFLDEHTRHLRNGHATDAKAVNNKGRHKDKA is encoded by the coding sequence ATGCTGGATTTCAGAAGACTCGAAGCATTCTGCAAGGTCTACGAACTGCGCAGCTTCTCGCGGGCCGGGGCGGACCTGTTCCTGTCCCAACCCACCATCAGCGCGCACGTCCTTGCACTGGAAAAGGAACTGGGCGTGCGCCTGCTGGACCGCATGGGCCGGCAGGTACTGCCCACGCCCGCCGGAGAGGTGCTGTACCGGCGCGCGTCTGAGGCTTTCGCCAGCCTTGCCGCCGCAGAGGCCGAAATCGGCCAGCTGCGCGACGAGGTCAGCGGCGACCTTGTGGTCGGCGGCAGCACCATACCCGCCCATCACGTCCTGCCGGAGGTCATCGCCGGATTCGTGCGCACCTATCCTTCGGTGCGCGTGCACCTGCGCGTGGGCGACACGGCGGACATCATGCAGCGCGTCACCGACGGCGAACTGATGCTGGGACTGGTGGGCGCGGTGGATCCGCACCCCGACCTGGTATTCGAACCGCTGGTGGACGACGAACTGGTGGTGGTGGCCGCACCGGAGCTTGCAGGGGGCAGGCGCCACGTGCAGGTCGAGGAACTGGCCCAGTGGCCGTGGATCATGCGCGAGGCAGGGTCCGGCACGCGGCGCACCTTTGCCGAGGCGCTGGCCGCCGCGGGCATGGACGTGCGGCGGCTGCCGGTGGCCCTGGTGGTGGACAGCACCCAGGCCGTGGTGCAGTACGTGCGCGCGGGCCTTGGGATCAGCGCCACCTCTCGCCTGGCCGTGGCAGAAAGCATCGCCCGTGGCGAACTGGTGGAACTGCAACTGGACGATTGCCGCCCGGCGCGCCAGTTCCACTCGGTGCGGCACGCCCGGCGCCACCAGTTCCCGGCGGCGGTGGCCTTTGCCGCCTTCCTCGACGAGCACACCCGCCACCTGCGCAACGGCCATGCAACGGACGCCAAGGCGGTCAACAACAAGGGCCGTCACAAGGACAAGGCATGA
- the tig gene encoding trigger factor, which produces MEYTVEDLSPVKKKVNISVPVEEVEAALSAAIAMYRTNMSLDGFRKGKVPSNLVESRFRKEIYGEATQDLVNVHINEVMTALDANPISRIDFDGGQLERGTPFEYSISFEVLPEFDLPDYDGFAVEQEKAVVDMKEVDEVITRIRTNMAELVPVAEARPGKDGDVVVLDFAAFENGEPVEGISAENFQMNLGDRQALEDFENLVKTLAPGQEGEGPLNFPADFINPDFAGKSLTVKVKVHAVKERRLPEANDELAQKAGGFESMDKMREAVTSSYMQSRTQLVKATAQKTMLDKLLKMVDFPLPESMVDMYVGHLLDDMRSKLERQGKSMESLGKKPEELRAEVRPEAEQVTRTQIFLLRAARKESVEVNEQEIDGQIQQIAMRSGQDYNALKDYYIKNNLIFSLRDRMLADKAMDAIYEKAAVTEVEPAAK; this is translated from the coding sequence ATGGAATATACCGTCGAAGATCTTTCCCCGGTCAAGAAAAAGGTCAACATCTCGGTGCCGGTTGAAGAGGTGGAGGCCGCCCTGTCCGCCGCCATCGCCATGTACCGCACCAACATGAGCCTCGACGGGTTCCGCAAGGGCAAGGTGCCCTCGAATCTGGTCGAAAGCCGCTTTCGCAAGGAAATCTACGGCGAGGCCACGCAGGACCTCGTCAACGTGCATATCAACGAAGTGATGACCGCGCTGGACGCCAACCCCATCTCGCGCATCGACTTCGACGGCGGGCAGCTGGAACGCGGCACCCCCTTCGAATACAGCATCTCCTTCGAAGTGCTGCCCGAATTCGACCTGCCCGACTACGACGGCTTTGCCGTGGAACAGGAAAAGGCCGTGGTGGACATGAAGGAAGTGGATGAAGTCATCACCCGCATCCGCACCAACATGGCTGAACTGGTGCCCGTGGCCGAAGCGCGCCCCGGCAAGGACGGCGACGTGGTGGTGCTGGACTTCGCCGCGTTCGAGAACGGCGAGCCGGTGGAAGGCATCAGCGCCGAGAACTTCCAGATGAACCTTGGCGACCGCCAGGCTCTGGAAGACTTCGAGAACCTGGTGAAGACCCTGGCCCCCGGCCAGGAGGGCGAAGGCCCCCTGAATTTCCCGGCGGACTTCATCAACCCCGACTTCGCGGGCAAGAGCCTGACCGTCAAGGTCAAGGTGCATGCCGTGAAGGAACGCCGCCTGCCCGAGGCCAACGACGAGCTGGCCCAGAAGGCCGGCGGCTTCGAGTCCATGGACAAGATGCGCGAGGCGGTCACCTCTTCCTACATGCAGAGCCGCACCCAGCTGGTGAAGGCCACCGCCCAGAAGACCATGCTGGACAAGCTGCTGAAGATGGTGGACTTCCCCCTGCCCGAATCCATGGTGGACATGTACGTCGGCCACCTGCTGGACGACATGCGCTCCAAGCTGGAACGCCAGGGCAAGAGCATGGAATCCTTGGGCAAGAAGCCCGAGGAACTGCGCGCCGAAGTGCGCCCCGAAGCCGAGCAGGTGACCCGCACTCAGATCTTCCTGCTGCGCGCCGCCCGCAAGGAAAGCGTGGAAGTGAACGAGCAGGAGATCGACGGCCAGATCCAGCAGATCGCCATGCGTTCCGGCCAGGACTACAATGCGCTGAAGGACTACTACATCAAGAACAACCTGATCTTCTCGCTGCGCGACCGCATGCTGGCCGACAAGGCCATGGACGCCATCTACGAGAAGGCCGCCGTGACCGAGGTGGAGCCCGCCGCGAAGTAG
- the clpP gene encoding ATP-dependent Clp endopeptidase proteolytic subunit ClpP, with protein sequence MPVPIVIETSGRSERAYDIYSRLLKDRIILLGTPIDDQVASLICAQLLFLESENPEKEIYLYINSPGGSVTAGMAIYDTMQYITSPVATLCLGQAASMGALLLAAGAPGMRHALPNSRIMIHQPSGGFHGQASDIDIHAREVLRMKANLNEIMARHTGQPVERVADDTERDYFMGPAEAKEYGIIDSILTSRRDATQNQAK encoded by the coding sequence ATGCCAGTTCCCATAGTCATCGAGACCTCGGGCCGTTCCGAACGCGCCTACGACATCTATTCGCGCCTGCTGAAGGATCGCATCATCCTGCTCGGCACTCCCATCGACGACCAGGTCGCCTCGCTCATCTGCGCGCAGCTGCTGTTCCTCGAATCGGAAAACCCCGAGAAGGAAATCTACCTGTACATCAACTCGCCGGGCGGCTCGGTGACGGCGGGCATGGCCATCTACGACACCATGCAGTACATCACCTCGCCCGTGGCCACCCTGTGCCTGGGCCAGGCCGCCAGCATGGGCGCGCTGCTGTTGGCCGCCGGTGCCCCCGGCATGCGCCACGCGCTGCCCAACAGCCGCATCATGATCCATCAGCCCTCGGGCGGCTTTCACGGCCAGGCCAGCGACATCGACATCCATGCCCGCGAAGTGCTGCGCATGAAGGCCAACCTGAACGAAATCATGGCCCGCCACACCGGCCAGCCCGTGGAGCGGGTTGCCGACGACACCGAGCGTGATTACTTCATGGGACCCGCCGAGGCCAAGGAATACGGCATCATCGACAGCATCCTCACCTCGCGGCGGGATGCCACGCAGAACCAAGCGAAGTAG
- the clpX gene encoding ATP-dependent Clp protease ATP-binding subunit ClpX, which yields MANTKGGSERELRCSFCGKGQDAVQRLIAGPGVYICDECVSLCNEIIAQEHITETVEEGKLLTPAEIKAKLDEYVIGQHQAKKILSVAVHNHYKRVFFASALGGEVELEKSNILLIGPSGSGKTLLAKTLARVLKVPFAIADATTLTEAGYVGEDVENILVQLLQNADYDIEAASKGIIYIDEIDKISRKGDGPSITRDVSGEGVQQALLKIIEGTEANIPPKGGRKHPQQEFIRMDTSNILFILGGAFIGLDKLIGQRIGGGAMGFGAKVATRKDLPFGELLGQVHPNDLVKFGLIPEFVGRIPVVTHVEELSEDDLVRILTEPKNALVRQYQKLFELDKVNLRFTANALKSIASQAIERKTGARGLRNVMESVMLDIMYKLPSQQDIKECVINRAVVEKSREPVMIYHTEAKTGS from the coding sequence ATGGCCAATACCAAGGGCGGCTCGGAACGCGAGCTGCGTTGTTCCTTCTGCGGCAAGGGGCAGGACGCCGTGCAGCGCCTCATTGCCGGGCCCGGCGTCTACATCTGCGACGAATGCGTCTCGTTGTGCAACGAGATCATCGCGCAGGAGCACATCACCGAAACGGTGGAAGAGGGCAAGCTGCTCACCCCCGCCGAGATCAAGGCCAAGCTCGACGAATACGTGATCGGCCAGCACCAGGCCAAGAAGATCCTGTCCGTGGCGGTGCACAACCACTACAAGCGGGTCTTCTTCGCCAGCGCCCTTGGCGGCGAGGTGGAGCTGGAAAAGAGCAACATCCTGCTCATCGGTCCTTCCGGCAGCGGCAAGACCCTGCTGGCGAAAACCCTGGCCCGCGTGCTGAAGGTGCCCTTCGCCATCGCCGACGCCACCACCCTGACGGAAGCCGGCTACGTGGGCGAGGACGTGGAGAACATCCTGGTCCAGCTGCTCCAGAATGCCGACTACGACATCGAGGCGGCGTCCAAGGGCATCATCTACATCGATGAAATCGACAAGATCTCCCGCAAGGGCGACGGCCCCTCCATCACCCGCGACGTGTCGGGCGAAGGGGTGCAGCAGGCCCTGCTGAAGATCATCGAAGGCACCGAAGCCAACATCCCGCCCAAGGGCGGGCGCAAGCACCCGCAGCAGGAATTCATCAGGATGGACACCTCGAACATCCTGTTCATCCTCGGCGGGGCGTTCATCGGGCTGGACAAGCTGATCGGCCAGCGCATCGGCGGCGGGGCCATGGGCTTCGGCGCCAAGGTGGCCACCCGCAAGGATCTGCCCTTCGGCGAACTGCTGGGCCAGGTGCATCCGAACGACCTCGTCAAGTTCGGCCTGATTCCCGAATTCGTGGGCCGTATCCCCGTGGTCACCCACGTCGAGGAACTGAGCGAGGACGACCTGGTGCGCATCCTTACCGAGCCCAAGAACGCGCTGGTGCGCCAGTACCAGAAGCTGTTCGAGCTGGACAAGGTCAACCTGCGCTTTACCGCCAACGCGCTGAAGAGCATCGCCAGCCAGGCCATCGAACGCAAGACCGGCGCGCGCGGCCTGCGCAACGTCATGGAATCGGTGATGCTCGACATCATGTACAAGCTGCCCTCGCAGCAGGACATCAAGGAGTGCGTCATCAACCGCGCCGTGGTGGAGAAAAGCCGCGAACCGGTGATGATCTACCACACCGAGGCCAAGACCGGCTCCTAG
- the lon gene encoding endopeptidase La has protein sequence MSDFDVDGEKARPVLDLPLMSLREVVMFPRSIVPLFVGREASIRAIENAISDYGKKIFLVAQREPEVEKPGGEDLFEVGTVSKILQLLRLPDGTIKVLFEGLYRARWEALGEEGEGEFPRASILPLRESDALTAESEALVRATQEALEEYSKINKKLAQETLLAITAINTAGRLADAVMPHLKVDYRKKQEVLELEDPVVRLEKVYELLQGEIAISSMEKRIKNRVKNQMERNQREYYLNEQIKAIHKEMGREEDPQAEVNELEQRLAEKNMPDEAREKALREMKKLRQMPPSSAEYTVVRNYVDWILDLPWNTLKETEIDIEKARTVLDADHYGLEKPKERILEYLAVQKLVNRLKGPILCLVGPPGVGKTSLAKSVAKATGREFVRLSLGGVRDEAEIRGHRRTYVGALPGKIIQSLKRVKFNNPLFCLDEIDKMSMDFRGDPSAALLEVLDPEQNNTFNDHYLDMDYDLSQVFFITTANSLHSIPLPLQDRMEIIRLPGYLETEKRRIAREFLLPKQIEAHGIKPENVKMSDNAVLEMIRTYTREAGVRNLERELAGVCRKVAMQIVEADDLDKTVTVTRQNLSQFLGVKKFRYGEREANPQVGVTTGLAWTELGGELLMVETALMPGTGKVVITGKLGEVMTESAKAALSYVRSRSNMFGLRSDFHKDIDIHVHVPEGATPKDGPSAGITLATSLVSALLGVPVRNDVAMTGEITLRGRVLPIGGLREKLLAAHRGLITKVLVPRDNKKDLKDVPDEILKDLTITFVDHVDEVLPLALESEAEAIFSGRADEGLPLFRTLREGAGCEVTPPVTTAH, from the coding sequence ATGAGCGATTTCGACGTTGATGGCGAAAAGGCCCGTCCTGTTCTGGACCTGCCGCTGATGTCGCTGCGCGAGGTGGTGATGTTCCCGCGCTCCATCGTGCCCCTGTTCGTTGGGCGCGAGGCGTCCATCCGGGCCATCGAGAACGCCATCTCCGATTACGGCAAGAAGATATTCCTGGTGGCCCAGCGCGAGCCCGAAGTGGAAAAGCCCGGCGGCGAAGACCTGTTCGAGGTCGGCACCGTCAGCAAGATACTGCAACTGCTGCGCCTGCCCGACGGCACCATCAAGGTGCTGTTCGAAGGCCTGTACCGCGCCCGCTGGGAAGCCCTTGGCGAAGAAGGCGAGGGCGAATTTCCCCGCGCCTCCATCCTGCCCCTGCGCGAATCCGACGCCCTGACCGCCGAGTCCGAGGCCTTGGTGCGCGCCACGCAGGAAGCGCTGGAGGAATACAGCAAGATCAACAAGAAGCTGGCGCAGGAAACCCTGCTGGCCATCACCGCCATCAACACGGCGGGCCGCCTGGCCGACGCGGTGATGCCCCACCTGAAGGTGGACTACCGCAAGAAGCAGGAAGTGCTGGAACTGGAAGACCCGGTGGTGCGCCTTGAAAAGGTGTACGAGCTGCTTCAGGGCGAGATTGCCATCTCGTCCATGGAAAAGCGCATCAAGAACCGCGTCAAGAACCAGATGGAGCGCAACCAGCGCGAGTACTACCTGAACGAGCAGATCAAGGCCATCCACAAGGAGATGGGCCGCGAGGAAGACCCCCAGGCCGAGGTCAACGAGCTGGAACAACGCCTGGCGGAAAAGAACATGCCCGACGAGGCGCGCGAGAAGGCCCTGCGCGAGATGAAGAAGCTGCGCCAGATGCCGCCTTCGTCCGCCGAGTACACCGTGGTGCGCAACTACGTGGACTGGATTCTCGATCTGCCGTGGAACACCCTGAAGGAAACCGAGATCGACATCGAGAAGGCCCGCACGGTTCTCGACGCCGACCACTACGGCCTGGAAAAGCCCAAGGAGCGCATCCTCGAGTATCTGGCCGTCCAGAAGCTGGTGAACCGCCTGAAGGGTCCCATCCTGTGCCTTGTCGGCCCCCCCGGCGTGGGCAAGACCTCGTTGGCCAAGTCCGTGGCCAAGGCCACGGGCCGTGAGTTCGTGCGCCTTTCCCTTGGCGGCGTGCGCGACGAGGCCGAAATCCGCGGCCATCGCCGCACCTACGTGGGTGCGCTGCCCGGCAAGATCATCCAGTCGCTGAAGCGGGTGAAGTTCAACAACCCCTTGTTCTGCCTGGACGAAATCGACAAGATGAGCATGGACTTCCGGGGCGACCCTTCCGCCGCCCTGCTGGAAGTGCTGGACCCCGAGCAGAACAACACCTTCAACGACCACTATCTGGACATGGACTACGACCTGTCGCAGGTGTTCTTCATCACCACGGCCAACAGCCTGCATTCCATCCCCCTGCCGTTGCAGGACCGCATGGAAATCATCCGGCTGCCCGGCTACCTCGAAACGGAAAAGCGCCGCATCGCGCGCGAATTCCTGCTGCCCAAGCAGATCGAGGCGCACGGCATCAAGCCCGAGAACGTGAAGATGTCGGACAACGCCGTGCTGGAGATGATCCGCACCTACACCCGCGAGGCGGGGGTGCGTAACCTCGAGCGCGAGTTGGCGGGCGTGTGCCGCAAGGTGGCCATGCAGATCGTCGAGGCCGACGACCTGGACAAGACGGTCACCGTCACCCGGCAAAACCTGTCCCAGTTCCTGGGCGTGAAGAAGTTCCGCTACGGCGAGCGCGAGGCCAACCCGCAGGTGGGCGTGACCACCGGCCTTGCCTGGACCGAACTTGGCGGCGAACTGCTGATGGTGGAAACCGCCCTCATGCCCGGCACAGGCAAGGTGGTCATCACCGGCAAGCTCGGCGAGGTCATGACCGAATCGGCCAAGGCCGCCCTGTCCTACGTGCGCTCGCGGTCCAACATGTTCGGCCTGCGCAGCGACTTCCACAAGGACATCGACATCCACGTGCACGTGCCCGAAGGCGCCACCCCCAAGGACGGCCCCTCGGCAGGCATCACCCTGGCCACCTCGCTGGTCTCGGCGCTGCTCGGCGTGCCCGTGCGCAACGACGTGGCCATGACCGGCGAGATCACCCTGCGCGGTCGCGTGCTGCCCATCGGCGGCCTGCGCGAAAAGCTGCTGGCCGCGCACCGGGGCCTGATCACCAAGGTGCTCGTGCCGCGCGACAACAAGAAGGACCTCAAGGACGTCCCCGACGAAATCCTCAAGGACCTGACCATCACCTTCGTGGATCACGTGGACGAAGTGCTGCCCCTGGCCCTGGAAAGCGAGGCCGAAGCCATCTTCTCCGGCCGCGCCGACGAAGGCCTGCCGTTGTTCCGTACCCTGCGCGAAGGCGCTGGGTGCGAAGTGACGCCGCCCGTGACCACGGCGCACTAG
- a CDS encoding FlgO family outer membrane protein — protein MKRILALLVLTIGLLLPLAAAAASVPEAADAMAAAMDVQMARKLGQEAPPAKGISIMVTTPVDLGDLEGANGLARQMAEEMSRWFVQAGYRVQEIRKGRTILFQPETGELLLTRKTELLGTQNVSSVAILAGTYTITPKAVRFNMRLIHTPSNEVLAMGTATVPVSEELRPLLVDASRLGPIRPSVGTSLR, from the coding sequence ATGAAGCGCATACTCGCCCTGCTCGTGCTGACCATAGGCCTGCTGCTGCCCCTGGCCGCAGCCGCCGCCAGCGTGCCCGAAGCCGCCGACGCCATGGCCGCCGCCATGGATGTGCAGATGGCCCGCAAACTGGGGCAGGAAGCCCCGCCAGCCAAGGGCATCAGCATCATGGTCACCACCCCGGTGGACCTTGGCGACCTGGAAGGCGCCAACGGGCTGGCCCGCCAGATGGCGGAAGAAATGTCCCGCTGGTTCGTGCAGGCGGGCTACCGGGTGCAGGAAATCCGCAAGGGCCGCACCATCCTGTTCCAGCCCGAAACGGGCGAACTGCTGCTGACGCGCAAGACGGAACTGCTGGGCACCCAGAACGTGTCCAGCGTGGCCATTCTGGCGGGCACCTACACCATCACCCCCAAGGCCGTGCGCTTCAACATGCGGCTCATCCACACCCCGTCCAACGAGGTGCTGGCCATGGGCACCGCCACGGTGCCGGTTTCCGAGGAACTGCGCCCGCTGCTGGTGGACGCCTCGCGCCTTGGACCCATCCGGCCCAGCGTGGGCACCAGCCTGCGCTGA
- a CDS encoding FlgO family outer membrane protein, whose protein sequence is MSRVPREPHIPQKNPGKGQDKTTGTGIAALVRTGPVLSGLILTGLAFAALPLLPPGGTPAVAEMRQSQGVPPQPASMTPQPPRLGADPGAPLEARESGEANVNGQTMPLSTVVTHDNGFMVPDNQGGMFWSKGAPRPQADPNHMEARELKLKVRELVDQLLATVPNDALMGYIALPTSFVNQDDFDESSSLGRYIAEQLFYEFNQRGFPVREYRLPGTLRPREGEGEFLLSRNVGVLPAREGWAVFVAGTYYRDKYSVFINARLIRAADGLVLRTAELVMPANGLLGRMLANTGRKLMGGSMNIGDFDRTTRK, encoded by the coding sequence ATGTCCCGCGTACCCCGCGAGCCACATATTCCGCAGAAGAACCCCGGCAAGGGGCAGGACAAGACGACAGGCACGGGCATTGCGGCACTGGTCCGCACGGGCCCCGTTCTGAGCGGGTTGATCCTGACCGGTCTGGCATTTGCCGCCCTGCCCCTGTTGCCCCCCGGCGGTACACCCGCAGTGGCCGAGATGCGCCAGTCGCAAGGTGTGCCGCCGCAGCCCGCCTCCATGACTCCGCAGCCGCCGCGCCTCGGCGCGGACCCCGGCGCCCCGCTGGAGGCCAGGGAATCGGGCGAGGCCAACGTGAACGGGCAGACCATGCCCCTATCCACGGTGGTCACCCACGACAACGGCTTCATGGTGCCCGACAATCAGGGCGGCATGTTCTGGAGCAAGGGCGCGCCGCGCCCCCAGGCGGACCCCAACCACATGGAAGCCCGCGAACTGAAGCTGAAGGTGCGCGAACTGGTGGACCAGTTGCTGGCCACGGTGCCCAACGATGCGTTGATGGGGTACATTGCCCTGCCCACGTCGTTCGTGAACCAGGACGACTTCGACGAATCGTCCTCGCTGGGCCGGTACATCGCCGAGCAGTTGTTCTACGAATTCAACCAGCGCGGCTTTCCCGTGCGTGAATACCGCCTGCCCGGCACCCTGCGCCCGCGCGAGGGCGAAGGGGAGTTCCTGCTGTCGCGCAACGTGGGCGTGCTGCCCGCGCGCGAAGGGTGGGCCGTGTTCGTGGCGGGCACCTACTACCGCGACAAGTACAGCGTGTTCATCAACGCCCGGCTGATCCGCGCGGCGGACGGTCTGGTGCTGCGCACGGCGGAACTGGTGATGCCCGCCAACGGCCTGCTGGGCCGCATGCTGGCCAATACCGGGCGCAAGCTGATGGGCGGCTCCATGAACATCGGCGATTTCGACCGGACCACCCGGAAATAG